In the Nicotiana tabacum cultivar K326 chromosome 16, ASM71507v2, whole genome shotgun sequence genome, one interval contains:
- the LOC107807011 gene encoding kirola-like: protein MGLKGKLIASVEVKCGGHLIHDIFHTNTHHISNISPGKVHKVDIDEGEIVKVGSIVSWKYNDDGNDKICKQVIEAVDHQKKSITWKVIGGDLLELYNSFTMISSHDHQWTTWTFVYEKKTEDTPDPLVFLGYALRVTRDIEGHLLK, encoded by the exons ATGGGTCTGAAAGGCAAGTTGATTGCTTCAGTAGAGGTGAAGTGTGGAGGACACCTGATTCATGATATTTTTCATACCAATACTCATCATATATCCAACATAAGTCCTGGTAAGGTCCACAAAGTTGATATTGATGAAGGTGAGATCGTAAAAGTTGGTTCGATTGTTAGTTGGAAATATAATGACG ATGGAAACGATAAAATCTGTAAGCAGGTGATTGAAGCTGTGGATCATCAGAAGAAATCAATCACTTGGAAAGTGATTGGAGGGGATCTGTTAGAGTTGTACAATTCCTTCACTATGATCTCATCCCATGACCACCAATGGACTACATGGACATTTGTGTACGAGAAGAAAACTGAAGACACTCCAGACCCTCTCGTTTTCTTGGGTTATGCCCTACGTGTCACTAGAGATATAGAGGGTCACCTTCtcaagtaa